The window ccACAATATTTAGGAGAAATGTgcttatgtaaaaatttttattattatttattattattatttattattttattattattttgttatataattaagtttatGCTGTTTgcttttgaattttgtaatattaaaaatggagaatgataaaagattaatattttaaacacaatatattgtttaaaattcttttttttttaaaattcaaacagCATGAATATAAgctttttaaatgattatttaagctttataagatatttattagatatttttagtatttatttccagtagatatattctaattatttatatttttaatatacaaagtttatgtaaattatagaatattaaatcaataattaatggaataaaaaaatgaattgtttattttatatctgctGGAGAGaatgtacaaataattatttttatattgtattttgcaCATATTAGATAAtacagtaaaattttttttatgtatttttcagGGTggttcaagaaaaaaataacttcaaaGAACAAGCTGCGTTAATGCAGCATAATTGATCGAGacaattgataaaggaaatacatgtaaaattacaaaaactcCAACATTACATAAATATCAATGGAAAATTTGACCATTGAGAAGATTaacataataatgaaaatatgaataatgtttcttatgagaaaaatatattattttattatatgaggaaaaatataaataattttgtagttAGACattaagaagaaatagagCTGGTGTTTGTTACAATTAcacaattaatagaaaaaagcataattcaacaattattaaaattatattgtaaattactgaataatagttatttaattattatttttgttatgtaAAACACTCAGATGTGTTTAAAATCTTcatagtttatttaaaatttattattcataaaatcatttatagaacaaaatatactttatcATACTTAATGAAACACATAATGTTCTAATATGagtgatatttcaaatatctttattattattattttttaatcaataacagACAAAATCTTAGATGATTTTCATATTGTTAAAAGATTTGTATACAAAACTGAAatcattaatgaattaatgtgCAATAAATGACTATAttcatatgattattatataaaaataatatatgaaaatttcaatagatattttaaacagccaattttaaattatacaaacaaataattaattttataaaatatgaagaaaatttgacaaattaattttaataaatatactctGGATAGGACAATAACTTCAATAactatgaatattttcattatttttaatagatatggaaaaatattatatagaaataataattattttttgtgtaaaaagttatttaaatgatatttattttgtttgaaacaaaaacgataaacatttaaaaaatagaaaacggaaaatatttagaaatcttttctaattacaaaaaattattatttatttcctctaaatcatataacttttataaagtttatgtCTCTAAagatagtaaataaaataattaaaattattgtcttatctggtatattttaataacaataaatattaaatataaaatttaaacaagatTGAGTAATCAGTATATAAATGGGGCATTTAAAAACGTttgttttaaagtttttatttgttagtttatttttacaaaacagttataatttttactataatcTAAACAGGCAATAATactctatttataatatattaaatatttcataaaatatcattgtttcgtttatttacaaaatcatgTAAGTTTTAGCGCagtacttatttatattttacattaaaattagagttagattaaaaagattattgttttatttcacgttattatattatatataagtttcaaTAACAATTTGTAACTATAATGAACGATGTAAGTTATTTACCCACATTTTatacgttttaaattttaagattatttattcaaaatattaatacattcataatttttgaaatttttgaaaatttttttaaaaatttattatatatctggcATAATTTAGATACCGAAATAAACAtgaaagtgaaaatataaaaatattagttaaatctatttattaaaatataagtaatttaattttgcattggataaatcgaaaataaaataaaacagctTAATTAGCTGGAAAGTAGTATTTGTTGATTTGATTGGTGCTTcaataaaagtttcaaaaattcataatcaattcatatttatattattttaaataaacaaataaatatacatatcgttaaaaaaaataaatttgatatagaatatgaattttatattccataacaaaaaatattaaatattataactaatattttttttataatgatatacgtacatattcttatacataattatacataGTTTTGTATTCTGTCAAATTTTGATCtcttgatataaaattgaaatttttggcagtaaaattatttattatttgtcagtataattattctaaatttattttattatatattttattttcattatataaaagaatataatgaaatagcatgtgaaatttttctagtatttaatattttagtatttcctttctaattttgaggaattgaaaaatatacaggatgttaatatatttatacaatatttttgaaatgttaaaaacgaaaaattatattatttgtatacaaaatatgtatgatataagaataaaaatatacttcaataatactttataatacttaacacaaaaattggatcgaatatattttattgatttttcgattagacaaagaaaacaatataattaactaGAATCATTTCTAGTTGTTaaagtcatttttttttttaggcataaattttgtaaaacaaataaaaataaaaagaacaaatgcaaaagaaaaatgaatatagagtataaattggaaaaatatttctagaatgtagtaaaataaaaataaagaaagattaaacataagaaaatagaaataaagtaAGAATTGATTATTAGCGACATCATGCTTTTAGAAAGATGTTTTGATATTCTTTAGATATCTTTAATGCTCAATAGTtggtaacaatttttattctatctttattttttttattatttattttattatttatttttcttatttatatttgtttcgtgtaaaatatctttagagagtttttatcaatatttgttttcatgTACTTAAGattgaatatcattatatatatattttttttaatattttttttttttttaaatgtatttatgtattaatctttgatataaaaaatatagatatatatatttagcttTATAATGTATCTCTAGGATaatcttgtaaaatataatgttttaatatatgaatgtttaatggaataacaaaaatataatttaaataaatgaaagtatgatttaataacagaaaattttattgaagaacaaaattatcaaagattCATTTGTTGAATTCCttcactatttattttataaaacatttgtaaaacatttttaaatatttctaaacattattaacattggaattttatttcgaattaaattaataatgtttagaATGACATTAAAAGAGAATTgacatagataaatatataaatattgtataataataaaaattctaatgctTTCAAGGCATGGAATAAAAAAGTACATTGAATATcagatttttatgaatattcataatgTAAATAAGAAAACATAAGATTAACTGGAAAAGATTAACTGATTAAGAAAAActgatatacaaattaatgtgaaatataattatgcacattaattttcacaaaaaagtattcaatataaaaataatgtgaaataatttaattttaaaaagtataaaatttattatgttatattgatattattaaaaaaattatattttaaatatttatataaaaaaaaaaaaatgtaaataattaatgttactataaattatcaaatttatttttactaaaaattataaaacaatttacctattatattataatgataatttttgatcattaataaataatataatatttataataaaaagatttttattacaataaatttataatctatatataatgtcTATTCATCGTAGCAATATcacacattatataaaattctatgtatcatttatcaattaagtgaatattatttttatttttaatacagtttatgtcattttttaattcaacattGTTTGTAAAAATCCTAAAATATAACTACCCAAATCTTCATCTTGATTTGTCCATGATACATATACACTTTTTTGATCATCTTCATCACCTTCTACTTTTACTAAAACGGATTCAACAGATATTGATCCATCTGTTAACTGAACTGTCCAACCTgataatctttctttcaatggttgcaataatttcaaagttgTTGAATGTGCAGGACCAGGATCTCTTACTTGTACAGTGGATGTAAATCTTACTACATGTTTTGTTATTCCTGCAGCTTTTGTtaccttaaaaaaaattttaaatcattatattttaataataataaattatatttttaataatatatattaattaaataaaataatttaattacttcatCTGCATCTACAAGACATACTCCATCTTCTCGTAACATTAAAACACTATGGAGTAATCTTCTTCGCTTAGGATCTGGTGGCAAagctgaatatttttttgcttcaGCTTTTAATAATGCTAAAGAGGCATCTACTGGCACTTTGGAAATAGTTGTGATAACACAAGTTTCACCATTTGCAGGATTATAACAGTTAGTTCCaaattcttgttttattttttcttttaaaaattccattttagcAAATTCACCATGTACAAGCATAACATTTTTTGGTTcacaatattgtattaattgcaTAATACCTTTTGCATCTGCATGAGCAGAAAAAGACATATATTCTACTGCCATTTTAACTTCTACAATCTGtcgattttcaaattcgattcttctagaaccatttaaaactttatgtCCAACAGTGCCTTGGACACAAAATCCAGGCATAATAACCATATTTGCTTCATTTGGAgcccattttttaaaaatttgtaaagataATCCTGCATGCAACATACCTGGAGTAGCAAATACTACCATAGCTCCAGGATTATCAATATATGCTTTATCAAATGGCTTTATGTGTTTAAAATCAAACATATTTCTTTGTACAAAagttttcttgattttttgatttgtccaagtaataaacattttataataattattagctTTTTCAGTTAATCCTAAAGCAAAATACACGGGaacttttaaattcattcgttCCCAATATGTTtccaataatatacataattcttGTGCACGTCCAAGAGCAAATACAGGGATTAATACTTTGCCACCTCTATCTATACATTCATGAACCTAAAAAACaactttatgtaaaatttgatactaatgtataatattaattattacatactttttttaagaaatctcTTTCTCTACATCTCTTAGAATCTCTAATGGTTGTTGCATATGTTGATTCTGATATTAGTAAATCTGGTCTACATTTATCTATCCATGCAGCACCTAAATGTCTATCAGGTGTCATATTATAATCTCCTGTATATACAATTGATTGTGAACCAACACGAATCCAGAACATTGCAGCACCAAGTACATGTCCTGCATAATAtgcttttatttctaattctgAATCAACCATTACAGATTGATGCAATGTAACAGCAATAACTTTTTTCATACAGTCTTTTATCATTtgtgatgtaaaaaaattgctttctcCTTTACGTTCTACTGCAACTTTTCTCATATCTTCAAGTAAAATTGGTGCAATTGCTTTTGTTGGATGTGTCATATAAATTGGTCCAGTATAACCTacctataaatgaaattatttcttaaaaaaacatatttcaatatgttatttatataatttatgttaccATTTCTGTAAAATATGGAAGAGCACCACAATGATCTAAATGAAAGTGTGAAATAATCACACAATCTATGTAATTAGTTGCTGGACCTTCAGGGATTATGTATGAAAAATCTGGAAATCTCCTTTCATCATTAAAGCCCATATGCATGCCACAATCTAACATAATATTCTTTCCACCCATTGATACAAGAATGCAACTTCTTCCAACATCTTGACCAGCTCCTAAAGGTGTAACTTTAATATCTGGCATTTtcctaaataatatatcaattaaagtaatttacttattttatttatttatataacatcatgttattatagaaatattataatattcattataatattcattataataatcaaaattaattttgcaaattaattttcgtaaataatatattaattgacttgttcattatatttatttatgcactataattttattacaaaacagcacattgattataataattaaattaaaattaattttgtaaaaatatagaaaatattataattgaattttcaataaagaataaaatttacctaTATCTATCAGTCTTTTGActgataaacaatttaaaagtgtttttcgatatatattattaaatatataattaatacataaatatcgatcaatgatttttcattttgttatttttctataattaaaagtaaactaAATTCAAACATTAATTCTTGTTGGATCATGTTATTAACGTGTTCTTTCTAGCAATTGTTCTTATACATAACCTCTAAATTTTTTGATGTTAAAGATGTATATTCGAAATCATTCTATGTATActcgaatttttgttataaatttatatcttatatcattttaaaatatttaattaatatataatatttttatatataataatatttttttattcgagtaaTTGCTCatgaattacattaaaataatttataacatgttataataatttataataatttataacaaaaaatttataacatttaaataaaaatatttttttaaggtc is drawn from Apis mellifera strain DH4 linkage group LG5, Amel_HAv3.1, whole genome shotgun sequence and contains these coding sequences:
- the LOC100576359 gene encoding integrator complex subunit 11, which codes for MPDIKVTPLGAGQDVGRSCILVSMGGKNIMLDCGMHMGFNDERRFPDFSYIIPEGPATNYIDCVIISHFHLDHCGALPYFTEMVGYTGPIYMTHPTKAIAPILLEDMRKVAVERKGESNFFTSQMIKDCMKKVIAVTLHQSVMVDSELEIKAYYAGHVLGAAMFWIRVGSQSIVYTGDYNMTPDRHLGAAWIDKCRPDLLISESTYATTIRDSKRCRERDFLKKVHECIDRGGKVLIPVFALGRAQELCILLETYWERMNLKVPVYFALGLTEKANNYYKMFITWTNQKIKKTFVQRNMFDFKHIKPFDKAYIDNPGAMVVFATPGMLHAGLSLQIFKKWAPNEANMVIMPGFCVQGTVGHKVLNGSRRIEFENRQIVEVKMAVEYMSFSAHADAKGIMQLIQYCEPKNVMLVHGEFAKMEFLKEKIKQEFGTNCYNPANGETCVITTISKVPVDASLALLKAEAKKYSALPPDPKRRRLLHSVLMLREDGVCLVDADEVTKAAGITKHVVRFTSTVQVRDPGPAHSTTLKLLQPLKERLSGWTVQLTDGSISVESVLVKVEGDEDDQKSVYVSWTNQDEDLGSYILGFLQTMLN